One genomic region from Solwaraspora sp. WMMD792 encodes:
- a CDS encoding helix-turn-helix transcriptional regulator — translation MPEDYIGLRVARWRDIAGMTQQQLAAEIGVSREYVSMIENGKRAVTKRSMLIALATALGVSTMDLTAQPYLPRSRNDLALYAAVPAIRKAMDDDEPAAARPAALLAAEADRAMRARMACDNPTLGILLPRLIAEIRTTANADEDPVALRIAVQALVTGSLALKPQGHVDLAMRLAERAVRAAQLADDPACVAAADYALAQAVLATGLRKRSWTLACDAAERMQLHTGTDEGRAWYGMLHLHAALSAASLSQHDVAETHVAEAEDVARRTAGDPWRMEFTSANVAVWRVGVVLENGEPGRAPELARKVDQSALRTPQRRARLHMDAGRGFHAAKRNEEAVRAFLRAEAIAPHETRSRATVREIIAHIVRDSSPRGGSDELRQLAVRMGIDPLSPEDHPT, via the coding sequence ATGCCGGAGGATTACATCGGCCTGCGGGTCGCGCGGTGGCGTGACATCGCCGGCATGACGCAGCAACAGCTCGCCGCCGAGATCGGGGTAAGCCGCGAGTACGTTTCCATGATCGAGAACGGCAAGCGCGCGGTGACCAAGAGGTCCATGCTCATCGCGCTCGCCACCGCGCTCGGGGTCTCTACGATGGACCTCACCGCGCAGCCTTACCTGCCCCGGTCCCGCAACGACCTGGCGCTCTACGCCGCCGTACCGGCGATCCGCAAGGCGATGGACGACGACGAGCCGGCCGCCGCCCGCCCGGCGGCGCTGCTCGCCGCCGAAGCCGACCGGGCGATGCGGGCCCGGATGGCCTGCGACAACCCGACCCTCGGCATCCTGCTGCCCCGGTTGATCGCCGAGATCCGCACCACCGCCAACGCCGACGAGGACCCGGTCGCACTGCGGATCGCGGTGCAGGCCCTGGTCACCGGGTCGCTGGCGCTCAAACCACAGGGCCACGTCGACCTGGCGATGCGGCTCGCCGAGCGCGCCGTCCGGGCGGCGCAGCTCGCCGACGACCCGGCCTGCGTCGCCGCCGCCGACTACGCGCTGGCCCAGGCGGTCCTGGCCACCGGGCTGCGGAAACGGTCCTGGACGTTGGCCTGCGACGCCGCCGAACGGATGCAACTTCACACGGGTACGGACGAAGGCCGCGCCTGGTACGGCATGCTGCACCTGCACGCCGCGCTGTCGGCCGCCAGCCTCAGTCAGCACGACGTCGCCGAAACCCACGTCGCCGAGGCCGAGGACGTCGCCCGGCGTACCGCAGGTGATCCGTGGCGGATGGAGTTCACCTCGGCGAACGTCGCGGTGTGGCGGGTCGGGGTGGTGCTGGAGAACGGCGAGCCGGGCCGCGCCCCGGAACTGGCCCGCAAAGTGGACCAGAGCGCGCTGCGGACCCCGCAGCGCCGGGCCAGGTTGCACATGGACGCCGGGCGCGGGTTCCACGCCGCCAAGCGCAACGAAGAGGCGGTACGGGCGTTCCTGCGGGCCGAGGCGATCGCCCCGCACGAGACCCGCAGCCGGGCCACCGTACGGGAGATCATCGCGCACATCGTGCGGGACTCGTCGCCCCGTGGCGGCTCCGACGAGCTGCGGCAACTCGCGGTACGGATGGGAATCGATCCACTCTCGCCGGAGGATCACCCGACGTAA
- a CDS encoding ABC transporter substrate-binding protein, whose product MSPSAISTRGAVARTLTVLLAVTIGLGACATDDTGEPTEDGPVELSVFWWGAERRAELTQQALDVYAARNPGITFRVTWQGYSGYYDKLATQAAAGNTPDLFQIDDNYLTEYAERDVVLDLTPYVDSGELDLSGFPNSLVQYGQVGGRTLAVAAAANTPAMVYDKTLLAELGVAEPTIGMTYPELIDWASQITALTDGEVAGTMDPSADYKALWLWLRTSDLELYQGRQLGFGVDDLEAWFELWQQARDANATPSVELIKAANSGDVTQQLVATGDAATSFMWSNQLAELQKHTTADLGVVSYPGDPQGQWARASMYWAGFRGTRHQQEVVDLIDFLVNDPQAGRILGTERGLSSNLEVRETVQATLADKKMQASVAFEQQMSDLFGPAPVPPPPGHTTVRTLLVTAAESVQGGAATPRQAAEEFVAQANAVLANG is encoded by the coding sequence GTGTCACCATCCGCCATCTCGACACGCGGAGCTGTTGCCCGAACACTCACTGTCCTACTGGCGGTCACCATCGGACTCGGCGCCTGCGCCACCGACGACACCGGCGAGCCGACCGAGGACGGGCCGGTCGAACTCTCCGTCTTCTGGTGGGGCGCGGAGCGCCGGGCCGAGCTGACCCAGCAGGCGCTCGACGTCTACGCCGCCCGCAATCCGGGGATCACCTTCAGGGTCACCTGGCAGGGCTACAGCGGCTACTACGACAAGCTGGCCACCCAGGCCGCCGCCGGCAACACGCCGGACCTGTTCCAGATCGACGACAACTACCTGACCGAGTACGCCGAACGTGACGTCGTGCTCGATCTCACCCCCTACGTCGACAGCGGCGAGCTCGACCTTTCCGGCTTCCCCAACAGCCTGGTCCAGTACGGACAGGTCGGCGGGCGGACCTTGGCGGTCGCCGCCGCCGCGAACACCCCGGCGATGGTGTACGACAAGACCCTGCTGGCCGAGCTCGGTGTCGCCGAGCCGACGATCGGGATGACCTACCCGGAGCTGATCGACTGGGCCAGTCAGATCACCGCGCTCACCGACGGCGAGGTGGCCGGCACGATGGATCCGTCGGCCGATTACAAGGCGCTCTGGCTGTGGCTGCGCACCAGCGACCTGGAGCTGTACCAGGGCCGGCAGCTGGGCTTCGGCGTCGACGACCTCGAAGCCTGGTTCGAGCTGTGGCAACAGGCCCGCGACGCGAACGCCACCCCGAGCGTCGAGCTGATCAAGGCGGCGAACAGCGGCGACGTCACCCAGCAACTGGTCGCCACCGGCGACGCGGCGACGTCGTTCATGTGGTCCAATCAGCTGGCTGAGCTGCAGAAGCACACCACCGCCGACCTCGGTGTGGTCTCCTATCCCGGCGACCCGCAGGGCCAGTGGGCGCGGGCGTCGATGTACTGGGCGGGATTCCGGGGCACCCGGCACCAGCAGGAGGTGGTGGACCTGATCGACTTCCTGGTCAACGACCCGCAGGCTGGCCGGATCCTTGGCACCGAGCGCGGCCTCAGCTCCAACCTGGAGGTCCGCGAGACGGTGCAGGCGACGCTCGCCGACAAGAAAATGCAGGCGTCGGTCGCGTTCGAGCAGCAGATGTCCGATCTGTTCGGTCCGGCGCCGGTACCCCCGCCGCCCGGCCACACCACGGTCCGGACGCTGTTGGTCACGGCGGCGGAGAGCGTACAGGGCGGCGCGGCGACACCCCGGCAGGCGGCCGAGGAGTTCGTCGCACAGGCCAACGCGGTGTTGGCGAACGGATGA